A stretch of the Zonotrichia albicollis isolate bZonAlb1 chromosome 31, bZonAlb1.hap1, whole genome shotgun sequence genome encodes the following:
- the LOC141725762 gene encoding uncharacterized protein LOC141725762: MLPKLGKAPGEWEFAWTGHSGCSGGPDYSGRDAPGPAWTLGSTVRVVSQAHEQWGIKCELRNSNLAIARLLELGTIERPVNILYSEVWEKRTAALAEDTKSSGSGKSLKAWGKGEEALRKALEEQETWKFAHIRLLVAVKRGAGAVTHTASESDQIECGNMPGPGAFHPFPSPDPLEPPGDPPEPPGDPLTLSQSRPGPRPPRNLPKNPRFLYASLPRWSPAQRGRQSGARSSSAGDWRRGCGARADCRTPLGLVETRPRHVCLKMALNRMARAEGKRRGGENAVTLLDNACAGEWGEGAAPAVESETNQSALFKLGPYRARTSPSSRRGEPRGRERHHPQREERGWSWTKRLGAPEMCRHSASASESSNSCSDSSGELTEPGSDSETERAELIRFRAKPNKALNNIGKRSQHRLTDWGKVKATCRGQTLAASMNAFPVRVTGVQGDQWGAYTPVNPGEVKATSERGVNSAVVPTFVDDLSNNNDLFTFDITQISRMLFDGAGRTVFEQGWRDDRASPGFWGRAATQQAVPSRHSFPWWHPRSEHAREGSVGAAGRRPDAAAQPRRPPGGQETLVPCALTGSSEFCIPAYGAVAERGSTAGNTLAPPTATGRAVATGPAGDAPEQDHWVALAMRIGKEPLKMWGTCRLYGSQNPHTTGFQFWAGRGPDCRTFPRTLVAAPSTSQVDHLVSTITETLQANGFEIASAKIKRGPCVTFLGVGITSSYVTPPEAKVNRDVKTLHDVQRLVGSLQWLRNIVLIPPEVMDPLYDLLKGKHPWEPKELTPQATSSLDFIESQMSTGTLARWNPAMPLDLYVHFTPRGGVGALAQGPSKKARPIQWVVLGRPARVFSPGIECISNLIMKGRKIALKHLGTELTSIHLPFRKRLTSESATISEYLALALTGFGGEISYSSKPPWTQLLTIVDMDIPPKVMDRPQPGPTVFTDASSTTSTAAAVWQAGERWHCVKACDPTLSVQQLKAAAVVLACRLFQEEHLNIVMDSIFVARLCLAMAGPGVSTSAAALMLEEALSSRQGTVSLIHVNSHDPVKCYFQIGNDKADTPAKGVWTLQEARQLHKSLHIGAKALAKKCGIPTADAKHVVATCPHCQKSPLWTCGVNPRGLKPSEIWQSDFIWCQLLKPRAWLAVTVDTYSGAIIATQHPKTNSKATIQHRLTAMAWLGIPKQIKTDNGSNFTSKPVQEFASKWGITLVQGIPYNSTGQAIVERANQTLKTKLEVLAKAEGFANAIPSGDQARMLATALLALNQFPRGDETNNPVQKHWANRTLEEGPQVVIRNELGEWERGWKLMLTGRRYAAVKKDGKVRWCPLKSIKPDLHNKQDETDDNCEFLFTGHARWTSS, translated from the coding sequence aTGCTGCCAAAACTCGGGAAAGCGCCCGGGGAATGGGAATTCGCCTGGACGGGACACAGCGGCTGTAGCGGCGGGCCCGACTACAGCGGGAGGGATGCCCCCGGACCAGCGTGGACCTTGGGATCCACAGTGAGGGTCGTAAGTCAGGCTCATGAGCAATGGGGAATTAAatgtgagctcaggaattctaaTCTTGCTATTGCAAGGCTCCTAGAGCTGGGGACGATCGAACGTccggtaaatatattatattcggAAGTGTGGGAGAAGCGCACTGCTGCCTTAGCAGAGGATACTAAGTCCTCAGGCAGtggtaaaagcctcaaagcgtgggggaaaggagaagaggccctacgcaaggcattagaagaacaggagacgTGGAAATTCGCGCATATACGTTTATTGGTTGCAGTAAAGCGGGGGGCGGGGGCCGTGACACACACAGCATCTGAGAGCGATCAGATTGAATGCGGGAATATGCCGGGGCCAGGCGCGTTCCACCCCTTCCCGAGCCCAGACCCCCTGGAGCCCCCGGGggaccccccggagcccccaggGGACCCCCTGACCCTCTCGCAGAGCCGGCCGGGTCCCAGGCCCCCGCGGAACCTTCCAAAAAATCCGCGGTTTCTCTATGCGTCCCTTCCCCGCTGGTCGCCAGCCCAGCGCGGGAGGCAGAGCGGTGCCCGCAGTTCTTCTGCCGGGGACTGGCGGAGGGGGTGCGGAGCGCGGGCAGACTGTCGGACCCCGCTGGGATTGGTAGAAACTCGACCCCGCCATGTGTGTTTGAAAATGGCGCTCAACCGCATGGCAAGGGCGGAAGGGAAGAGGCGGGGGGGGGAAAATGCAGTCACTCTGCTTGACAACGCATGCGCGGGcgagtggggagaaggggcggcccccgcaGTGGAGAGTGAGACCAATCAgagcgctctattcaaattaggtccttatagggcaaggacctccccCAGCAGTAGGCGGGGGGAAcccagggggagggaacggcACCACCCCCAAAGGGAGGAGCGGGGTTGGAGCTGGACAAAACGGCTGGGAGCGCCGGAAATGTGCCGGCATTCAGCTTCCGCCTCAGAGTCAAGTAACAGCTGCTCAGACAGCTCGGGAGAGCTGACCGAGCCCGGCTCGGACTCGGAAACcgagagagcagaattaatacGGTTTCGAGCGAAACCgaataaagctttaaacaatATCGGGAAACGGTCGCAACACAGGCTCACCGATTGGGGAAAAGTAAAAGCAACGTGTAGAGGCCAAACACTGGCAGCCTCCATGAACGCTTTCCCGGTGAGGGTCACCGGAGTGCAGGGAGACCAATGGGGGGCATATACCCCAGTTAACCCAGGGGAAGTCAAAGCGACTTCAGAAAGAGGGGTCAATTCAGCTGTGGTGCCTACTTTTGTGGACGACCTTTCTAACAATAATGATCTGTTCACTTTTGATATTACGCAAATAAGCCGCATGCTTTTTGATGGGGCGGGGCGGACTGTATTTGAGCAGGGGTGGCGGGACGACCGCGCCAGCCCGGGCTtctggggaagggcagcaaCTCAGCaagctgtccccagccggcacagctttccctggtGGCATCCTCGCTCCGAGCATGCCCGAGAGGGATCTGTAGGAGCTGCGGGAAGACGCCCCGATGCAGCGGCCCAGCCACGGCGACCCCCAGGGGGGCAGGAGACCctcgtgccctgtgccctcacagggagcagTGAATTTTGCATCCCTGCCTATGGTGCGGTGGCAGAGCGGGGCAGCACCGCCGGTAACACCCTCGCACCCCCCACCGCCACAGGCCGCGCTGTTGCCACAGGACCAGCGGGAGACGCCCCAGAGCAGGACCACTGGGTAGCCTTGGCCATGAGAATAGGGAAGGAACCCCTAAAAATGTGGGGGACATGCCGCCTTTACGGCAGTCAGAATCCACACACCACAGGGTTTCAgttctgggcaggcaggggacCAGACTGCAGGACTTTTCCCCGCACCCTGGTCGCAGCACCATCGACAAGCCAAGTAGATCACCTGGTATCCACAATCACGGAAACCCTTCAGGCCAACGGCTTCGAGATCGCAAGCGCAAAGATCAAGAGAGGACCCTGCGTGACCTTCCTGGGAGTGGGGATCACAAGCTCCTATGTGACACCCCCCGAGGCGAAAGTCAATCGAGATGTCAAAACACTACACGACGTGCAACGCCTGGTGGGATCGCTGCAGTGGCTTCGCAACATTGTCCTGATTCCTCCTGAGGTCATGGACCCCTTGTATGAcctcctgaaaggaaagcacccctgggaacccaaggaGCTCACACCGCAAGCAACGAGCTCCCTCGACTTCATCGAAAGCCAGATGTCCACAGGCACACTCGCCAGGTGGAACCCAGCCATGCCACTGGACTTATACGTTCACTTTACACCGAGGGggggagtgggagcactggctcaaggACCTTCTAAAAAGGCCCGACCGATTCAATGGGTGGTTCTCGGAAGACCTGCCCGTGTTTTCTCCCCGGGAATCGAATGCATCTCTAACctcatcatgaaaggcaggaaaatcgCTTTGAAACACCTAGGGACTGAGCTGACAAGCATCCACCTTCCATTTCGCAAGCGACTGACCTCGGAGTCAGCCACAATATCGGAGTACCTAGCCCTTGCTCTCACCGGCTTCGGAGGAGAAATCTCCTACTCCTCCAAACCACCCTGGACTCAGCTGCTGACCATTGTCGACATGGACATACCACCAAAGGTCATGGACCGACCGCAGCCAGGACCAACGGTCTTCACAGATGCTTCCTCCACGACTTCAaccgcagcagcagtgtggcaggcaggagagcgATGGCATTGTGTCAAAGCAtgtgaccccacactgtcagtgcaacagctgaaggcagcagcagtggtctTGGCGTGCAGACTCTTCCAAGAGGAACACCTTAACATAGTAATGGACTCTATATTCGTGGCAAGGCTCTGCCTAGccatggcaggaccaggagtgtctacatcagcagcagccctaatgctggaagaagcactgTCCTCACGACAGGGCACCGTGTCACTCATTCACGTTAACAGCCACGACCCAGTCAAATGTTACTTCCAGATCGGCAATGACAAAGCGGACACCCCAGCAAAAGGCGTGTGGACGTTGCAGGAAGCTCGTCAGCTGCACAAGTCGCTCCACATCGGAGCCAAAGCACTGGCGAAGAAATGCGGGATCCCGACCGCAGACGCAAAACACGTGGTAGCCACTTGTCCTCATTGCCAGAAGTCACCCCTATGGACCTGTGGGGTCAACCCGAgaggtctcaagccttcagagatctggcaATCGGACTTCATCTGGTGTCAACTGCTGAAGCCCCGAGCAtggcttgcagtgacagtggacaCTTATAGCGGAGCGATCAtagccacacagcaccccaaaacaaactccaaggccACAATTCAGCACCGGCTGACAGCCATGGCTTGGCTCGGTATCCCCAAGCAGATCAAAACAGACAACGGTtccaatttcacctccaaaccagtGCAAGAATTCGCCTCAAAATGGGGCATCACATTAGTGCAAGGTATCCCATATAACAGTACCGGGCAGGCCATAGTAGAGAGGGCAAATCAGACCCTGAAAACCAAGTTAGAAGTATTGGCAAAGGCAGAGGGCTTTGCCAATGCCATTCCCTCAGGAGATCAAGCGCGTATGCTGGCAACTgctttgctagcactgaatcaGTTCCCTAGGGGAGACGAAACAAACAATCCTGTCCAAAAACACTGGGCCAACCGAACGCTAGAGGAGGGCCCACAGGTGGTAATTAGAAACGAGCTGGGTgaatgggaacggggctggaagctgatgctcacagggagaaggtacgcagctgtcaaaaaggacGGCAAAGTCAGGTGGTGTCCACTTAAGTCAATTAAGCCCGACCTTCATAACAAGCAGGATGAGACTGACGATAATTGCgagtttctgtttacaggacatgCTCGTTGGACGTCCTCGTGA